From Zavarzinella sp., one genomic window encodes:
- the crtI gene encoding phytoene desaturase family protein, which translates to MSGSRIGIIGGGLGGLASACVLAARGHQVTLFERNPWFGGKAAQLDAQGFRFDMGPTILTIPGVLERIFGEAGKNLGDYMELVRLDPQWRCFYTDGSILDLHSEMQAMANEFKRFAPEKDLLPGYQRFLQFSERMKKVSDQFFFWKSVGGMRDIFEWKTTFQTKVLGDVLAMRMGKSVADTVRKFVPEPRVAQMLDHFTQYVGSSPEASPAVLCGIATMQTNEGVWYPMLGTRAVPTALTKLAEELGVTLRNQCAVREIVTDDRSRKVTGVVTESGESISFDAVVSNCDTVRTHKEMLAATGKPSKSFQKRRGYEAACSGVVLYLGLKKKYDHILHHNFVFSNDPHTEFASIYERGDPADDLTAYVCSPAQTEPAVAPPGGDALYVLVHTPYLRPHHQWKTMFPEYRQKILNKLKTTAGMEDIEERIAFESALTPQDINDRYHVLNGAIYGLASHGKWFGAFKPANRSPDLAGLYLAGGSAHPGPGMPMALMSGWIAADVLDQDYQKAVGKPKDMQVASA; encoded by the coding sequence ATGAGTGGTTCTCGTATAGGAATTATCGGTGGGGGCCTGGGTGGCCTGGCGTCGGCATGTGTGCTGGCCGCACGCGGGCATCAGGTGACATTGTTTGAACGCAATCCCTGGTTCGGTGGCAAGGCGGCACAATTGGATGCACAAGGTTTTCGTTTCGATATGGGCCCCACCATCCTGACGATTCCTGGTGTACTGGAACGGATCTTTGGTGAAGCTGGGAAAAACCTTGGCGACTACATGGAATTGGTTCGCCTTGATCCCCAGTGGCGCTGCTTTTATACTGACGGATCAATTCTGGATCTGCATTCGGAAATGCAGGCGATGGCAAACGAGTTCAAGCGTTTTGCTCCCGAAAAGGATCTGCTGCCTGGATACCAACGATTCCTGCAGTTTTCTGAACGGATGAAGAAAGTCAGCGACCAGTTTTTTTTCTGGAAATCAGTTGGTGGCATGCGCGATATCTTTGAATGGAAAACCACCTTCCAGACTAAAGTCCTGGGTGATGTGCTGGCGATGCGGATGGGAAAATCGGTTGCTGATACCGTTCGCAAGTTTGTGCCAGAACCGCGTGTAGCACAAATGCTCGACCACTTTACCCAGTATGTTGGTTCATCTCCAGAGGCATCTCCTGCGGTATTATGTGGTATTGCCACGATGCAGACAAACGAAGGTGTTTGGTATCCCATGCTTGGCACCCGTGCAGTGCCGACTGCATTAACAAAGCTGGCAGAAGAACTTGGCGTCACGTTGCGCAACCAGTGTGCGGTACGAGAAATCGTAACAGATGATCGTAGCCGTAAAGTTACAGGCGTAGTCACTGAAAGTGGGGAATCGATCAGCTTCGATGCAGTAGTTTCGAATTGCGATACGGTTCGCACCCACAAGGAAATGCTGGCAGCGACAGGCAAACCTTCAAAGTCTTTTCAAAAACGTCGTGGTTACGAAGCCGCCTGTTCCGGCGTGGTGTTGTATCTTGGCTTGAAGAAAAAGTACGACCATATTCTGCACCATAATTTTGTCTTTTCCAACGACCCCCACACCGAGTTCGCTTCAATTTATGAGCGTGGGGACCCAGCAGACGATCTGACTGCTTACGTTTGCTCTCCCGCTCAGACAGAGCCCGCTGTTGCCCCACCTGGGGGTGATGCGTTGTATGTGCTGGTGCACACGCCTTATCTTCGTCCGCACCACCAGTGGAAGACAATGTTTCCGGAATATCGGCAGAAGATTCTGAATAAACTGAAAACCACTGCAGGTATGGAAGATATTGAAGAACGTATTGCCTTTGAATCCGCTTTGACCCCACAGGATATCAACGATCGTTATCACGTGCTCAATGGTGCAATTTACGGCCTGGCAAGTCATGGGAAGTGGTTCGGTGCCTTTAAACCAGCGAATCGCAGTCCAGATCTTGCAGGTCTGTATCTAGCAGGTGGGTCTGCCCACCCGGGACCTGGTATGCCAATGGCATTGATGAGTGGCTGGATTGCTGCAGATGTGCTGGATCAGGATTACCAGAAAGCCGTGGGGAAACCAAAGGATATGCAAGTGGCCAGTGCATGA
- the crtI gene encoding phytoene desaturase family protein, producing MDKKVKYDAIIIGAGPGGLAAALLLAHAGLKVRIFERLPRVGGRCSAIEADGFRFDLGPTFFLYPLVLERIYRRIGRNLRAEVPMVRLDPQYRLVFGEGGELRCSSDITRMAEELATMAPADAANLQRYMSENRHKLASFRPALERPFLKWTDLLSWDLIKLLPILRPWASVEGDLRRYFQDPRTRLAFSFQSKYLGMSPFQCPSLFTILSFLEYEYGVHHPIGGCSAVSEAMASLAEDMGVEISCGESVEQILWEGNKAVGVTTSSGSYATNDLVINGDFSRMMHRLVPDHLRKRWKERSIAKKKYSCSTFMMYLGIDGCYDQLDHHTIYTSAKYEENLADIDAGRLTKDCSFYVQNASVTDSTLAPEGKSTLYVLAPVPNLRAGVNWQAETTAFRNNLMEQMQKVGIKDLQNRIRYEKIVTPQDWDVAYEVHHGATFNLAHNLKQMLHLRPRNRFEDLQSVYLVGGGTHPGSGLPVIYESARITARLMLQDRGMKTDWLEENETDELNNDHMLLKDAVG from the coding sequence ATGGATAAGAAAGTCAAATACGATGCAATTATCATCGGTGCCGGTCCTGGTGGGCTTGCGGCAGCATTGTTGCTCGCCCACGCAGGCTTGAAGGTGCGTATTTTCGAACGCCTGCCACGGGTAGGTGGTCGATGTTCTGCTATTGAAGCAGATGGCTTTCGCTTTGACCTTGGCCCCACCTTTTTCCTCTATCCGTTAGTACTGGAAAGAATCTATCGCCGCATCGGCCGCAATCTGCGTGCAGAAGTTCCAATGGTGCGGCTGGACCCACAATACCGTCTTGTCTTTGGCGAAGGTGGGGAACTACGCTGTTCCTCCGACATCACCAGGATGGCCGAAGAACTTGCAACGATGGCACCTGCTGATGCGGCTAACCTTCAAAGATACATGTCAGAAAATCGGCACAAACTTGCTAGTTTTCGCCCCGCGCTGGAACGCCCGTTTTTGAAGTGGACTGATCTGCTCTCGTGGGATTTAATCAAGCTGCTGCCGATCCTGCGACCATGGGCATCTGTTGAAGGTGATTTACGCAGGTATTTTCAGGACCCTCGCACGCGACTAGCTTTTTCATTTCAATCGAAGTACCTGGGGATGTCGCCGTTTCAATGCCCCAGCTTATTTACGATTTTGTCTTTTCTTGAGTATGAATATGGCGTGCACCATCCGATCGGTGGGTGTAGTGCTGTTTCAGAAGCAATGGCCAGCCTTGCAGAAGATATGGGTGTAGAAATCTCCTGTGGCGAATCGGTTGAGCAGATTCTTTGGGAAGGGAATAAGGCAGTTGGGGTAACTACATCCAGTGGCAGTTATGCCACGAACGATCTAGTGATCAATGGTGATTTCAGCCGGATGATGCACCGTCTGGTGCCAGACCACTTGCGAAAACGCTGGAAAGAACGTTCTATTGCTAAGAAAAAGTATTCCTGTTCCACATTCATGATGTACCTTGGGATTGATGGTTGTTACGACCAACTCGATCACCACACCATTTATACATCAGCAAAGTATGAAGAGAATCTGGCAGACATCGATGCGGGCAGACTGACGAAAGACTGTTCGTTTTATGTTCAGAATGCATCAGTAACCGACAGCACCCTGGCGCCGGAAGGGAAGAGTACGCTTTATGTGCTGGCACCCGTTCCCAACCTGCGTGCGGGGGTGAACTGGCAGGCAGAAACCACTGCCTTCCGCAATAACCTGATGGAACAAATGCAGAAAGTGGGGATTAAGGATCTGCAAAACAGGATTCGGTACGAAAAAATTGTTACCCCACAGGATTGGGATGTTGCGTACGAAGTGCACCATGGTGCCACATTCAATCTTGCCCATAACCTGAAGCAGATGTTACACTTAAGGCCAAGAAACCGATTTGAAGATTTGCAATCGGTTTATCTTGTTGGTGGTGGCACCCACCCGGGTAGTGGTTTGCCAGTGATTTATGAATCGGCCAGGATTACTGCCCGCCTGATGTTGCAGGACCGTGGAATGAAAACGGACTGGCTGGAAGAAAATGAAACTGATGAATTGAACAACGACCACATGTTGTTGAAGGATGCCGTGGGATGA
- a CDS encoding PIG-L family deacetylase — translation MDAATESFDLIAVAPHPDDLEITCGGTLAKMVQLGYRVGIIDLTSGEPTPRGSEAQRQLEAEKARTLLGVPLRINLNMPNRILMDTPEYRFVLATELRKYRPKIVMTIAGRTPAASPDHHQAHMLAEASRFYSQLTKWDDRFADTEPYRVPHLIYAPFAFDGEQRMWHSTFVVDISDTFDQKLAAVQAYESQFDPARFERVKHFLTGQAAYHGARCGFRYGEMFALPHPIGTADPFQLVMGGHSGPAPVQIPGKDHLPTG, via the coding sequence ATGGATGCAGCAACAGAATCCTTTGACCTGATAGCGGTGGCACCCCACCCGGACGACCTGGAAATTACGTGCGGTGGCACCTTGGCAAAAATGGTCCAGCTAGGCTATCGCGTTGGGATCATCGATTTGACGAGTGGGGAACCCACCCCACGTGGTAGTGAAGCCCAGCGCCAACTGGAAGCTGAAAAAGCGCGAACATTGCTGGGCGTTCCTTTACGGATCAATTTGAATATGCCCAACCGCATTCTGATGGATACTCCAGAATATCGTTTCGTGCTGGCCACCGAACTGCGAAAGTATCGCCCAAAAATAGTAATGACAATCGCGGGCCGCACGCCTGCTGCATCGCCGGATCATCATCAGGCTCACATGCTAGCTGAAGCATCCCGTTTCTATTCCCAGTTAACCAAGTGGGATGATCGTTTTGCAGACACAGAGCCTTACCGTGTGCCCCATCTGATCTACGCACCTTTTGCGTTTGATGGGGAGCAACGAATGTGGCACTCCACGTTTGTGGTCGATATCAGTGATACTTTCGACCAGAAACTTGCTGCGGTACAGGCGTATGAATCGCAGTTTGATCCCGCGCGTTTTGAACGTGTCAAGCATTTTCTCACAGGTCAGGCTGCGTATCACGGTGCGCGATGTGGCTTTCGCTACGGCGAAATGTTTGCATTGCCCCACCCGATTGGCACCGCAGACCCATTTCAACTGGTGATGGGTGGGCATTCTGGTCCCGCACCAGTACAGATTCCAGGAAAAGATCATTTGCCCACTGGTTGA
- a CDS encoding DPP IV N-terminal domain-containing protein yields the protein MKPIIWPICTVLCLLGLPITWAVAEEAAPNALLTLDQLFSTREFEAEGAPPMKWSEKSAIYYTLDKAARGTGVDLVKNDPATGKKEILLPAAAFQPAKAKSPLRIEGFEFSANEDKLLIYTNSKKVWRRNTRGDYWVYDLKAKQLKKLGGKASPSSMMFAKFSPTGKEVAYVQDHNIYVQNLDTMAFTQVTKDGSKTLINGTSDWVNEEELNLRDCFRWSTDGKQILFWQFDTTGVSEFHMINNVVSNTPKIITFPYPKVGSKNSACRLGIIPTAGGDVTWVKLPGDPREHYIPHAEWHPDGKTLYVQQFNRLQTELGVFRVNPTNGEVAKIATETDAAWLENDNPFRWINDGKSILWLSERSGWRHAYNIPLDGSDIKPITSGKFDLLDLDSIDEKNGVLYYSASPEKATQKYLYRIKFDGSGTELLCPKDQRGWHQYNISPDSQWAVHNFSNFTTPPVIELVELKTHKIIRKFTDNSKLKQKIAALQMPKVDFIQVDVGSGIQCDSWIMQPANVKPTDRLPLLMYVYGEPHGQTVRDSWAGSRGMWHWLLAQQGFVVASVDNRGTNVPRGREWRKAVHKQVGTLASKEQANAVKTLLKRYPHIDPKRVGSWGWSGGGSMTLNAIFRYPEIYRTAVAIAPVADQKLYDTIYQERYMGLPTENAAGYLEGSPITHAHKLRGNLLLIHGTGDDNCHYQASERLLERLIETGKYFTVLPYPNRSHSVNEGKNTVRHFWGTVTRYLIDHLQAPYAPEPESVYEVRKIRGWTVHINRLLLATEPRLTARALELMEKQLEEIIQVVPKDAVKKLQTVPLYFNPPYPGKQAGAEYHPGADWLRKNGRDPIMAKAVEFSNVQNFEAETNRMKNFVLHELAHAYHDQMLPMGFKNQEVQAAYIRAKESGSYDNVERHFGNGKPNTKEKAYAMTTPMEYFAESTEAYFSKNDFFPFNREELKKHDPAMFELLGKLWK from the coding sequence GTGAAACCGATCATTTGGCCCATTTGCACCGTTTTATGCCTGTTAGGCCTACCAATTACGTGGGCAGTTGCAGAAGAAGCAGCCCCCAACGCCCTGTTGACCCTCGATCAGTTATTCAGCACACGGGAGTTTGAGGCGGAAGGTGCCCCACCAATGAAGTGGAGTGAAAAATCTGCGATTTACTACACGCTCGACAAAGCCGCACGTGGGACAGGTGTAGACCTGGTGAAGAACGATCCCGCAACAGGCAAGAAAGAGATACTCCTGCCTGCGGCTGCGTTCCAACCCGCGAAAGCAAAAAGCCCATTGCGGATTGAAGGGTTTGAATTTTCCGCGAATGAAGACAAATTACTGATCTACACAAATTCGAAAAAGGTCTGGCGACGAAACACCCGTGGGGATTACTGGGTATACGACCTGAAAGCAAAACAACTCAAGAAACTAGGTGGAAAAGCCTCACCTTCTTCGATGATGTTTGCGAAGTTTTCTCCCACGGGTAAAGAGGTGGCGTATGTTCAGGATCACAATATCTACGTGCAGAACCTGGATACGATGGCTTTCACTCAGGTAACGAAAGATGGGTCCAAAACACTCATCAACGGCACTTCCGACTGGGTAAATGAAGAAGAACTGAACCTTCGGGACTGTTTTCGCTGGAGTACTGATGGCAAACAGATCCTATTCTGGCAGTTTGATACAACAGGCGTCAGTGAATTCCACATGATCAACAATGTTGTCAGCAATACACCAAAGATTATCACATTTCCCTACCCTAAGGTGGGCAGCAAGAATTCAGCCTGTCGGCTGGGCATCATCCCAACGGCGGGGGGCGATGTCACCTGGGTAAAACTACCAGGGGACCCACGCGAGCACTATATTCCCCACGCAGAATGGCATCCAGACGGTAAAACGCTTTACGTGCAGCAGTTCAATCGTCTACAAACGGAATTGGGAGTCTTCCGCGTGAATCCCACCAATGGCGAAGTAGCCAAAATTGCCACCGAAACCGATGCTGCCTGGCTGGAAAACGACAATCCTTTCCGTTGGATCAACGATGGGAAAAGTATTCTCTGGTTAAGCGAGCGATCCGGCTGGCGGCACGCGTACAACATTCCATTGGATGGCTCTGATATAAAACCGATCACCAGTGGAAAATTCGACCTGTTGGATCTGGACAGCATTGACGAAAAAAATGGCGTACTGTACTATTCCGCCTCTCCCGAAAAAGCCACGCAAAAATATCTTTACCGAATTAAGTTCGATGGTAGTGGTACAGAACTGCTTTGCCCCAAAGATCAACGTGGCTGGCACCAGTATAACATTTCGCCCGACTCTCAGTGGGCGGTACACAATTTCTCCAATTTCACCACCCCACCGGTGATCGAACTGGTAGAACTGAAAACCCACAAAATCATCCGTAAGTTCACTGATAACAGCAAGTTAAAGCAAAAAATTGCTGCACTGCAGATGCCAAAGGTTGACTTCATTCAAGTTGATGTGGGCAGTGGCATTCAATGCGACAGTTGGATCATGCAACCTGCAAACGTCAAACCCACTGATCGTCTGCCACTATTGATGTATGTTTACGGCGAGCCCCACGGTCAGACAGTCCGGGACTCCTGGGCCGGTTCCCGTGGCATGTGGCATTGGCTGCTGGCCCAACAAGGTTTTGTGGTCGCCAGTGTTGATAATCGTGGTACCAATGTCCCACGTGGGCGGGAATGGCGAAAAGCAGTGCACAAACAAGTGGGTACTCTCGCTTCAAAGGAACAGGCGAATGCAGTGAAGACACTGTTGAAGCGTTACCCCCATATCGATCCAAAACGAGTGGGCAGTTGGGGCTGGAGTGGTGGTGGCAGCATGACGCTGAATGCTATCTTCCGATACCCAGAAATTTATCGCACTGCTGTGGCGATTGCACCCGTGGCGGATCAAAAACTGTACGACACCATCTACCAGGAACGGTACATGGGCCTGCCCACAGAAAACGCAGCAGGTTATCTGGAAGGGTCACCAATTACCCACGCCCACAAGTTGCGTGGTAATTTGCTGCTGATCCATGGTACCGGAGACGACAATTGCCACTATCAGGCTTCGGAAAGGTTACTGGAGCGATTAATCGAAACTGGCAAGTATTTCACTGTATTGCCTTACCCCAATCGTTCCCATTCGGTAAACGAAGGAAAAAATACCGTCCGGCATTTCTGGGGTACTGTCACACGGTACCTGATCGACCACTTGCAGGCACCCTACGCACCGGAACCGGAATCGGTGTACGAAGTTCGCAAGATTCGAGGGTGGACTGTTCACATTAATCGCCTGCTGCTGGCAACAGAACCCCGGCTCACTGCAAGAGCATTAGAATTAATGGAAAAGCAACTGGAAGAAATCATTCAGGTGGTGCCGAAAGATGCTGTCAAAAAACTGCAAACCGTGCCACTGTATTTCAATCCGCCGTACCCAGGGAAGCAAGCAGGTGCAGAATATCACCCAGGTGCCGATTGGCTGCGAAAAAATGGCCGCGATCCCATCATGGCAAAAGCGGTCGAGTTTTCGAATGTGCAGAACTTTGAAGCGGAAACCAATCGCATGAAGAATTTTGTTCTGCATGAGCTGGCCCATGCCTACCACGACCAGATGTTGCCGATGGGCTTCAAGAATCAGGAAGTTCAAGCAGCTTACATCCGGGCGAAAGAATCGGGCAGTTACGACAACGTCGAACGCCACTTTGGCAACGGCAAACCAAATACGAAAGAGAAAGCGTATGCGATGACCACACCCATGGAATATTTTGCGGAATCAACGGAAGCATATTTTTCCAAGAACGATTTCTTTCCGTTTAATCGCGAAGAGTTGAAAAAACACGACCCGGCCATGTTTGAATTACTGGGCAAACTGTGGAAGTAG
- a CDS encoding NAD(P)/FAD-dependent oxidoreductase: MSDQLHHVVIVGGGFAGIAAAQALRKAPVRITMIDRRNFHLFQPLLYQVATGGLSPANIAAPLRGILRKQKNCTVLLGEVQEIDLSTKQVIMDGAPLAYDSLIVAAGAVNNYFGNNQWESVAPGLKSVEDATRLRAKILHSFEAAERLDNLSERQKLLTFVVVGGGPTGVELAGSIAELAHHTMRNDFRNIDPTTATVYLVEAGPRVLSMFPEKLSGKAAKALHRIGVQVMTSAKVLDIQTDHVKLEHNQQHLVIPCNTVAWGAGVIGSPLGKILTTATGGSLARGGRVPVNPDLTLPNHSEVFVIGDLAAVNWKDTVVPGVAPAAIQMGKYAGWKIATRLAGKQDDRHFSYWDKGSMATIGRNAAVADAGFIYMSGRLAWLAWLFIHILYLIQFSNRVLVMWQWFWNYFTRNRSARLITGEIGNLPPKTTTG; encoded by the coding sequence ATGAGCGATCAATTGCACCACGTTGTGATTGTAGGTGGTGGGTTTGCTGGTATTGCTGCCGCACAGGCACTACGAAAAGCCCCCGTACGGATCACGATGATTGACCGACGTAACTTTCACCTGTTTCAACCGCTGCTCTATCAAGTCGCCACGGGTGGGCTGTCGCCTGCGAACATCGCCGCACCTCTGCGGGGAATTTTGCGAAAACAGAAAAATTGCACTGTATTGTTGGGCGAAGTGCAGGAAATCGACCTTTCAACGAAACAGGTCATAATGGATGGTGCCCCACTGGCATATGATTCACTGATTGTAGCAGCGGGTGCGGTCAACAATTATTTTGGCAACAATCAGTGGGAATCTGTGGCACCTGGTCTGAAGAGTGTTGAAGATGCCACACGCTTACGTGCGAAAATTCTGCATTCCTTTGAGGCTGCTGAAAGATTGGATAATCTCTCTGAAAGACAAAAACTCTTAACATTTGTTGTGGTGGGAGGTGGGCCGACCGGTGTCGAACTTGCTGGCTCGATCGCTGAATTAGCCCACCACACGATGCGGAACGATTTTCGCAATATTGATCCCACGACTGCGACAGTTTATCTGGTAGAAGCTGGCCCACGGGTGCTGAGCATGTTTCCGGAGAAATTATCAGGGAAAGCAGCTAAGGCACTGCACCGGATAGGTGTGCAGGTAATGACATCGGCCAAAGTGCTGGATATCCAAACTGACCATGTAAAGCTGGAGCACAATCAACAACACCTTGTAATACCATGTAATACTGTTGCATGGGGAGCGGGTGTGATCGGTTCCCCACTGGGGAAAATCCTGACGACTGCCACGGGTGGTTCGCTGGCACGTGGGGGCAGGGTGCCTGTCAATCCAGATTTGACATTACCCAACCATTCGGAAGTTTTTGTGATTGGGGATCTGGCAGCGGTGAACTGGAAAGATACGGTGGTGCCTGGTGTGGCACCCGCCGCCATTCAAATGGGGAAATATGCGGGTTGGAAAATTGCCACCCGCCTGGCTGGAAAACAGGACGATCGGCACTTCAGCTATTGGGACAAAGGCTCGATGGCGACCATTGGCCGCAATGCTGCAGTTGCCGATGCCGGTTTCATTTACATGTCGGGCCGTCTTGCCTGGCTTGCCTGGCTTTTCATTCACATTCTCTATTTAATTCAATTCTCAAATCGGGTATTGGTCATGTGGCAGTGGTTCTGGAATTACTTCACCCGGAACCGTTCTGCTCGCTTGATAACCGGAGAAATTGGCAATCTACCGCCAAAGACAACGACAGGATAA